Below is a window of Stigmatopora nigra isolate UIUO_SnigA chromosome 3, RoL_Snig_1.1, whole genome shotgun sequence DNA.
CGAGATACACGTGCAACCTGTCAAATTCTGAGCCGTGGGGAAGTTCGGCGTAATCAGTACAGAATTAAGAGAAACACAATGGGTTCCATATGAAGAGTAGTGAGGGAGGCGGGGCTTACCGGCTTGGTGCAGCCGGCGAAGCAGGCGGACAGGTACGTGACGGCGTTGGAGCCGCAAACCGGGCTGACGGACGCCGTGTAGCAGTTGCAGCCGCTGATGCAAGGGGCGTCGGGCGAATGCCGGCGTCTCAGCGTCCTGCCACACAACCGACGGCCATCTGTATCGCGGCTACGTACGCAAAGGGGGGTTGGGCTTACTCGTTGCCGTAGGCCACTGTCACCCCGGCGACGGGACCCGTGTCACAGCCCAGGAAGAGGAAGGACACGTAGCAGGCGGTGGACACCAGGTTGACGCCCATGGCCATGCGTACGGCGCCCAGGGCCGAGAGGTTGAGTTTCTTCACCAGTAGGCCGCCCAGGAAGATGCCCAGGCAGGCGCAAGGGATGGCCGTCATGCCTAGAACGGGACAAAAGAAGAAGGTACTGTCAGTCTATGTGGTTAAGTAGagggtaagttaaaaaaaaataaaagcttagaGTCGTGATGATGGCTGGAAAcgagcatgctaagctaattccaTGCTAACtaattggttgtccgtctcctagtgcacgcctctggcctgaagtcagctgggatagccccCAGAACCCCCCGCAAGCCTAGTGAGGTttgagtggttcagaaaatgaatgaatatttctgaTAGTTACTCACGCTACCATTCAAAAACACAAGGAAAACTTGCCATATTCACTTCACCGTAAAGGCATGTACTAAAAGTCTCTTgaagcttttcaaaataaaagatgggTGGAGAACCCAGGATTAACAAGTTACTCACCCTTTCATTCAAAAGCACAAGTAAAATTTCCACATTcacttcacaataaaagcatcTATGAAAAGTCTCCaggcttttcaaaataagagataGGTACGGCACCTGAAGTTAACAAATTACTCACCCTTCCattcaaaaactgaaaaaacttTCTATATCaacttcacaataaaagcatgtactaaaaatatctcaaaccttttcaaaataagagatgGGTGCAGCACCTGAAGTTAAAAAGTTACTCACCCTTCCATTCAAAACCacaagaaaacacattcacttcacaataaaataatctatcgaagcttttcaaaataagatatgGGTTAACCCCATACTATTTTCTTAATGTACCACCTGTAACGTAAATACAATTTCATCCTCCCCCTCCCCCGCTGAACAAACGACAGGAAGACCAACCTAGCAGCTGATTGGCCGAGGAGGTGGTGAGGTTGAATTGCTGCTCCAAATACTTCCCCAAAAAGGCGGCAAACCCAGCCACCACGGCTATCTCCATGCAGGCCGCCAGCGTCACGCAGCTGAACACCGGGTTGGACAGCAGGTGGCGCGTAACCCGCGGGATCACTGGAACATACCAAGTCCATCCACAGCGCGGGGGTGACTGGGACAGTCCACCGAGGCTAAAAATCGGCGGGAAACTACCTCGGAGATGCTGACACACAGAGAGCCCGGCGTTCATATCGAAGCCATGGACGCCCGCCTTGCTTTTGGCCCGGCAGTCCGAGCCCAGGGGGGATGGCAACATGGCCCGCCGGCTTTCCCCCCCGCTTTCCAGCACTCGGTCGTCCAGGGATTGAGGGAAGCCGAACATGAAGAGGGCTGACACAAAGAGTAAGGCACCGCACAAGAGGAAGCCCCCCCACCAGGCCCCGATCCAGCGAGGGTCTTCCGGGGTGATGTCCAATTTACCTGGGTGGGACGAGGcgacacaacaacaaaatgaccgTCTATGTcggaggtgtcaaagtggcggcccgggggccaaatctggcccgccgtgtcattttgtgtggcccaggaaagtaaatgatgagtgctgactttatgttttaggatcaaatgaaaatgatagatatagatgtatattaaattccctgatttccccccttttaaatcaatcaatgtaattttttaaatcaatttttctgtgtttagttcaaaaatcgttttgtaaaatctaaaaatatatttaaaaaagctaaaataaacattattttagatctgtaaaaactgaatattcagggggtttaatccatttattaaaaaatctaaatattattgtaactttttaatccattttccctgtttttagttcaaaaatcaatttggaaaatctaaatatatatgataaactggatttgaacccagatcccccaccGTGAGGCCGACCCGCTAATCACTATTCACCGGTCTGCCCTCGTCTATGTAATATCCAATGCATGTATTGTCCTTATACATGTACGAGTACACTGCGATTCTAATCTTCGCCACAGGGGGCACACGTAAATAAAAGATGTATTTATACAATTAAAATGCAACCAAagaataattgtaaaaaaaaaactcactggtGTCAATGAAGACGGCATCCACGTAAACTTTGGTGCAGACGGAACCCAAGATGAAGCCGCAGGCGGGTCCGAAAACCAgggttgaaaataaaatacctgCAAGACAACATGAATGGGGTTTAAATGGCGCTTTGAAGTCATGTACGGCAGAGGGCGCTATTAAGCCAACGCTGGGCCGCTTGGCATCAAGCAAATTGGATTTTAAATCACGATTTTTCACTTatctatattattatttaatatatttacacGTTAAACATATGTTTTGCCCTTATAGTAgaattacacacacaaaaatagttttatatCATATAATCCATTATAAAAGGTTtccattatattattatttttttatttaatacttatttatttcagtttttattaatttttttcacaatttttcacTTTTCGGTGCgttatattttcataattcacCAGTTCTTACTTTTCATAATGTCGTATAATATATTATCATATTcaaaaattaaatttcctgCTACAGGACTTTgcttttataattattattataaaaactGGATAAATGttgtgtatattatattttaataaattaatatttttaattttctttagttttatatggaaataatgaataaaaaaatctgtgaacAATGTATGAGTGTATTGGTGGGaatttttgagttatttttttaattaatgagcATAAatataaggatttttttgttttaggtgaATGATAATGAGATTAGttttagttttagattttttttgggtggacaaAAGGAATGAATAGCAATTTTATGTGGGTTTTATTCACTAAAAAGAAAAAcgtaatgaaataaaatggactTTCTGAGGCAATCAAAACACACGCTTTTTTTGGAACACGTTCAAGTACTTCAATTATTGATTGACGAGCCGGTAGCATCATAAATGATTCAAACGGAAGTCTGACCGCAGCCCAAGTGATTGGTCATACACACCAAAGACATCCCGACCCCAGGCTAcgcaaaacactttaaaaaacagattggaatattttaaaaacaataaaacgtgCGTACATTTTCCACCTCTGACTACGACAGGATAATTTCAGTGATTGGTCGCACTTATTTGATGTAAATCTCTGATTGACTTGGCGGAAATGTGTAATATGACACCAGGAAGTAAGAAGATGGATCTTTACGAGGTCGTTGGAAAACACATTAGTGGCTGGCGATGGCGTTCCGGCGCCCCTGAAATcaatcaaatataaataaataaataaatgatttgccTGTGAAGACCAATCCGTGCAATTTAACCTTTTGGAAGTaaaagtggtacctctactcaTGAAATGGATTGCTTTCAGAACTTCTTGTTGCCTTAGCGTTAGCATAGCAGTATTAtacatgtaaattctctcatttggTTCTGAAAGAAATTCCAactaaaaccctttaaaaatattcaaataacaattgcaagattttaaaaaaaatggtatgtggaaagatttgtaagtagaggtacgactgtatggggatttatcatcattttaagattttttaaatttttatgtcgaaagatttgtaagtagaggtacgactgtatggGGATTTATCAACATTTCAAGATACAAATATTGTATCTATAAGCATTTGTAAGGAGAGGTAAGACAGTACGGGGATTTATCAACATTTCaagatttttaataaaaagtatataaaagcatttgtaagtagaggtaagactttaaagataaaaaatagtatgtagaagcatttgtaagtagaggtaagacTTGATGGGGATTTATCACAATTTCAAGATACAAAAATTGTATGTAGAaagatttgtaagtagaggtaagacTGTATGGGGATTTATCACCATTTCCAGATACAAAACGATTGTATGTAGaagaatttgtaagtagaggtaagacTGTATGGGGATTTATCAACATTTCAACATACACAAAAATTGTATGTAGAaagatttgtaagtagaggtaagacTGTATGGGGATTTATCACCATTTCAAGATACAAAACGATTGTATGTAGaagaatttgtaagtagaggtaagacTGTATGGGGATTTATCAACATttcaagattttaaaaaattgtatgaagaagcatttgtaagtagaggtaagacTATGGCGATTTATAACCATtacaagattttttaaaaaatgtacatagaagcatttgcaagtagaggtacaactttTTGGGGATTTATCACCATTTCAAGATACAAAACTTGTATGTAGAAAAatgtgtaagtagaggtatgactttaTGCTGATTTATCACCAtttcaagatttaaaaaaattgtatgtAAAAGCATTTGTAAGTGGAGGTAATTTATCACCATATCAAGACATTGCCCCGCCCCCTTAGTATGTAGTATTattcctgcatgttttttttatttcggtATAGCGGCGACGGGCGCCATTGGCGTAGTGTAAGACAAATCCCACAGAGGGAGAAAGTCGCGGGAATGATTTGCCGTGTGGAGTCTCCGGCTGGCTGGCAAAGGCGCAGCAGCGCTGAAAAAGCCAAGCGCTGAGTCAGCGTCCGGCGTTTCCTCGGCACGATCGCTCTGGCCCGagtgcaaacattttgctgcaGTGGCCTCGCAGCGCTTCATTACGCGCATTACGACGGCCCGGAAAAAGACGAGAAGGGGAGAGACGGCGCGGCTTTTTCCTTCGCCGCTCGCTCTAAACGAGTCTACCGTGGCGCTGCCGCAGCGGTTTTCCGTCGGAAGCCGCGTTGGGGCTGTcgccgggggaaaaaaaaaatgggatgatTGTTTTTTAGAGCGTTGGAGCGTGGAGGCGCTAAACGCTAAAGACGTTAGCGTTCTTAAAAGGATCATTGCATGGCTTTAATGTTAGTAAAGTGGTACCTCTAATTacgaaatgaatatttttttcggAACTTggaaatttcgtaagtaggagtactttatatgtaaattctttcACTCAATTaacaattaaatgcttttaaattggtcaaagtgtcgcaattttgtattaaagatgaaatatcatctaattttctgaagcgctttatcctcaattgggtcacggggggtgcttaAGCCCTGATCCGAAGAAGGACGTGACAGCAAGCTTGTTTAACGCAAAAAGGTCAGACAAATGATGCGTCAGACAGGAGGGGTCGCTTGTCTGGGCCAGACGTATCGGTCACAGCTGCTGACAACAATCAATAATCCTATTAGCACGTGGCTATTTTTGTTAGCGACAGGGCTTTCTGCGCTAGGACGCTCGGTCCGTATTGTTGGGAGAAAAGAACATTGGGGAACACAAAACGTGGTCATTATGTGGAAGCTGGCGCAGCTGAAAAATGAGTCACCGTGACCcgtttttcaaaattaaaccAAGAGCGGAAActgaattttctcatttttttcaatatcttgtcggccattttgacaCGATGTCGTCGGTCGGTGCAGCTTTGGTTTTTCAAAATTAGGACATTTTCGACAGCAAATTTTGACGTTAGGGAAGTGCCCGATCAAGTATCAGATTGGAATTTATCGGAAATCgtccattttaattaaaattatacATCTTAATGTATAATATGTCTATATTTACATTAACACTATTGAAGCCTCGCAGTACAAAGAAATCACAACTAAAATAGCTCAATTTATGGCGTCATCTTTCTCCAAAAATCAATCTGCTATTTTATGATGAAAATCCATCTTTAATATAAATAACCCCCATAAGCTTCACGACGAAAACCCAGTATCCCACAATGCACCGGAGCTCTGTTCCCAaaggaaaaaatacatgcaagAATGACTGAAAATACGTTAGCATCCGCTGGCTAACTTTAGCTCATAACGACGAAGAATTGGTAAAATGAGTATAAAATAAGCCAAAATGAATCTTCAACATACCTGACAACTCGTACGCGTGCCCATCTTTTGTCCGGGATTTCAAACGTTTTAACGGTCACACAAAgtaagacaaaaacatttaaacgtGTATATATTGTTAGCGTCTACaacgaaaacaaaagaaaacaagagcCTTCCATTCGGGCTGTTTGAAACTCGCTAACCTGTTCAATTCTAGCCAATCAGTCGCGCGGTGCGTTTAGGAACAACCTGTAAAACACAACACTCTACTCATCACCTATGTTTCTACCCTACGGCCCTAGACAATTGAAACGGTATGATAGCATTAAATTTTGTAGCTATATATGAACTCCAATTAAACTTTATTTCACAATATGACGAACACATTGTGTcacaattatatttaaaattgtgttaaaattgaatttaaaaaagaactGTAAAAAAGTGATTTTGATGGGaattacacacacacccaaacgCATCATGTTTAATAACGGAAAACCTTGATAATACTTATACAATAGTTTTTGATTGCTCCAGATTCTTTTGAAAGTCATATTGGcgattatttgtttttcatttgaactaaattgttctcttttttaaaataatgcacacaatataaatgtattaaccATTTTGTTTGGTCATACGTCACTATTTGTAAGATGGACGCACATAAATCTAGCTTTCCACACgtgaatatttacaaaaacaagaATGGGATTTGAACACAACGTTTAATGATTAAatgctaatttaaaaaaatactgttttgctAGCCCACTCActcacaaaacatttaaaagattCACTCTAATCAAGCAAACGTACATGTTTGACTTTGATTCGGGAATCTTGTGCACAGGTGCATTGTGGGTGACCTCATCTCAGTCAATGGCTAAGTAGTAAGTAGTTCCCCGAGTACTCCCGGAGGGTTAAATCGCACTCGGAGGCCGCGATCGATGGGCTGGACGCCCACGGGCGGCCTTTTCTGCACCAAGTGTTTGCGCTTAATATTTAATGGCGGGCTGCCGTGTTTGCTAAACAACTCCTAACAGCTACTGTGTCACTCTGCATTATTCATTGGGTTAGCTTACACGTTAGCCGTGTTGAGATTTGCACAACGGCCACTCATCGAGACCGTtgtttggggagaaaaaaaactagtaacTAGTACTGTTGTActtttacttacaaaattaatttgttcgtAAGTGGAAGTATAACTGTACTActttagtagtggtagtagtagtggtagttgtagtatttgttgtggtagaggtagtagtagtggtaatagtagtagtagtagtggtaatagtagtagtggtaatagtagtagtagtggtaatagtagtagtagtagtggtaatagtagtagtggtaatagtagtagtagtggtaatagtagtagtagtggtaatagtagtagtagtagtggtagtagtagtagtggaagtacaagtggtagtactggtagtagtggtagtagtactggtagtagtggtagttgtattagtagtggtagtagtagtggtagtagtagtggtagtagtagtggtagtaggagtagtagtagtggtactagTGGTAAAAGGGGTAGTGGTAGAAAGAGTAGTGGTAGAAAGAGTAGTggaggtagtagtagtggtaatagtagtagtggtagtaggggTAGTAGTAGAAAGAGTAGtggaggtagtagtagtagtagtagtagtagtagtagtggtagtggtagtggtagtaatagtagtactagtggtagtagtagtagtagtagtagtagtagtagtagtagtagtggtagtagtagtagtagtagtagtagtaatagtggtagtagtattagtactagtagtaaaaaaaataatttggtgttcaaaaagtcttttttttttcaaactcttgaaaaagaaagggtTGTCTTATAATGGGTTCGCAAAGTGCGCTAAGAAACGAGCTAGCCAATCCCCGAATGGGACCCGGTAGCGAACTACTCACCTATATACAGAGAGGAGTCCTTCCTGTGGACGTGGTCGTCGATGTAGGCCACGCCCAGAGGCTGGACGGGGGTGGCGCCGATGCCCAGCAGCACCTGGGCGCCGATGAGCAGCAGGTACATCATGTTGGTGGCGGCCCGGTCGCCGCACTTGTGCGCCGAGTCGTCCCTCGCCGAGCGGGAGCCGTTGGAGCAAACGTCGCGCCCGTCCTCGGCGCGCCACGAGTCGCCGGCGTCGTACTCGTACTGGTGGGTGAGGAACTCTGGCAGGGCGGACAACAGCGCCCCCAGCGCCATGACCATGCCGCCGCAGCCAATCAGGCGGGGCCGGTGGGCCTTGGCGCCAAAGTAGCTGACGAAGAGGATGAGGGCCAGGTTGCCCATCTCAAAGCTGCTGGCGATCACGCCCACGTCGGCGCTCTGCAGGTTGAAGCGTCTCTCCAACGTGGTCAGGACGCTCACCtgccggtgaaaaaaaacacaaatttgacCATTTTTCGTAGGTGCCGGCTCTTGACCAATCACGGCCCttatttaaaaaagtacagtaatccctcgattattgcggttaatgtagaccagacatggccgcaaaaaatcaaaaaacgcaaagtagggttacccctatttaaagaaaaaaataaagatttattttctaagtagaGTCACCCttattaaaacagaaaaaacattttttaacgatataaataaatacaataaaaataaactaaataaatacaattaaaataaactatataaataaatgaaattaaaacaaactatataaataaaattaaaataaactatataaataaattaaatcaaaacaaagtatataaataaataaaataaagtattaaataaatacaattgaaataaactatacaaataaacacttaaaataaactatacaaataaataattttaaaataaactatacaaataaataattttaaaataaactatataaatatatcaagtaaaaataaactatataaataaataaaatttaaaaaacgatataaataaatacaattaaaataaactatataaataaatacaattaaaataaactatataaataaatgaaattaaaacaaactatataaataaataaaattaaaataaactatataaataaattaaatcaaaacaaagtatataaataaataaaataaaaataaagtattaaataaatacaattgaaataaactatacaaataaacacttaaaataaactatacaaataaataattttaaaataaactatatacatatatcaaataaaaataaactatataaataaataaaatttaaaaaacgatatgaataaatacaattcaaaaaactatatgaataaatacaattaaaataaactatataaataaataaatgtcaaataaactatataaagaaataaatttcaaataaactatataaataaatttcaaataaactataaaaataaataaaataaactgtataaataaataaaattaaaataaactatataaatcagttaaataaaaataaacaatataaataaacaaatgcaaaagatatctataaaaaattctAATGATACAGACTATTctatcaaatttaaaataattaaaatataaatctaAAAGGATTCATAGACGTACaccttgaaaataaataagaataatttaacataatttattaatttgatcatctactttttcatatttcattttgccATAGTGCTCTTTggaaaaatcatttcatatCTAATACAACTCTTACAAAATAAAACCACAACCTTAGAAGACAAAAACATGCGCCCTTGAAAGacaaacggaaaaaaaacaatcagataGCATGTGCGgtggaaaaattaaaatatagcgATTACgggttgtggaaaaaaaaatatggaaaggcACTTTTGATTTTGGCAGCGTTCAAGGACGAGTCTTGCGGCGGCAAAACCATAATgcacttttaattgacttttaaaagccacacactatttatttatttatttatttccacaaGTAAGTGCTTTTTCCAAACCGGGTGTGCCAGAAAATTGACGCTAATAGGCGTCTAATATATTTACAACTAGGAATCAGCTATTTAATAGCATTTCATGTACTAATTATTAtatatgttttagttttttttagttcaaaatatgtaataattaattaaaaaaacatattttttcaaaatgtcctcccatttttttaattacccaaAAAGCTAAAGACGTAAAAGTTTTCAGtgtcaaaataaacaataattattaataaaaatgatatattaaaaattgtattttagtaTAAGTCGGattattgaagtttttttttaaatgatacagAGAAAAATATTATATGTTCAGATAAAAGTCAAATAGGGATGAATCagacaaaatattaatatttttttagataactatcactttaaaaaccttataataaaatgttgacgtcagtgcgacttatagtccatagACTACATCACCTTACTGAAAACTAAAATGCTTCTTTTAACCAACGACTTTGAAAtatctcatttcctgaaccaaGGGATGGAGAAAATACAatgtccacacaggtggacaaacctggacttgaactcaggaccccagagatgCGAGCCCAAAAGCGCTAACCACACACCCCACCGGGTCgcccatttttttatataataaatggattaaaagaactggattaaaagccttgaatattcagttttttatagatccagaacaatgtttatttgagctatattaatatatatttacagattttacaaaatgatttttgaacaaaaaacagaaaaaaatattttaaaaattacggtcatattccgattttttttaatataaatggattaaaatccctgaatattatttttttatagatctaaaacaatgtttattttagctttttaaaaaatatattttaaaattttacaaaatgatttttgaactaaaaacacagaaaaaatgtattaaaaaattacaattattgatttaaaaggggactaaatcagcaaatttaatatatatctatacttttcatttcaatttaatccaaaaacatcaagtcagcactcatcattgactttccgggccacacaaaatgtttcagcgtgccagatttagcccccgaaccgccactttgacacatatgatcTATTGGTTTTGGCTCGATTCCTTTTGACTATATGATGCAGCCGCCGCATCTTAATGGTGGTGATGGGGTTTGCTACAGTAACTGCACCTCTTTAAATATGGACCTCGTGCACGTCGTTGGGTAACAACAACAAGACAACGTGGGGAGACTGCGACGTTAAGCGACTGCTGCAAAGGCCTCGCTCGTCTCCCCACCGTCGGGGTGACGATTACCGTCACCCAGGAATTAGCCACCCCCCGTCCCCTCCCCACCCCCGGTCATGACGTTCGAGTCTCACCAGATAAGCGCCCACGGTTCCTTGAGCCAACATGAGCGCACATTCCGACAACAGGAAGATCTTGATGTTAGAAAAACACGAGGTCTTCTTCTGGCTGACGTCGTCCTGCTCGGTTTCGTCGTCGCCGCCGACGCTCTGATTTTTCACCTGCATGTCTGCATGCGGCCGCCGGGGGGACGTCGTTGTCGACgtcggcagcggcggcggcgacgtg
It encodes the following:
- the LOC144194650 gene encoding solute carrier organic anion transporter family member 3A1-like, which gives rise to MSAARPDTSPPPLPTSTTTSPRRPHADMQVKNQSVGGDDETEQDDVSQKKTSCFSNIKIFLLSECALMLAQGTVGAYLVSVLTTLERRFNLQSADVGVIASSFEMGNLALILFVSYFGAKAHRPRLIGCGGMVMALGALLSALPEFLTHQYEYDAGDSWRAEDGRDVCSNGSRSARDDSAHKCGDRAATNMMYLLLIGAQVLLGIGATPVQPLGVAYIDDHVHRKDSSLYIGILFSTLVFGPACGFILGSVCTKVYVDAVFIDTSKLDITPEDPRWIGAWWGGFLLCGALLFVSALFMFGFPQSLDDRVLESGGESRRAMLPSPLGSDCRAKSKAGVHGFDMNAGLSVCQHLRVIPRVTRHLLSNPVFSCVTLAACMEIAVVAGFAAFLGKYLEQQFNLTTSSANQLLGMTAIPCACLGIFLGGLLVKKLNLSALGAVRMAMGVNLVSTACYVSFLFLGCDTGPVAGVTVAYGNETLRRRHSPDAPCISGCNCYTASVSPVCGSNAVTYLSACFAGCTKPNLTGCTCISANAEEAVAVPGKCPSPGCQQAFLTFLCVICLCSMIGAMAQTPSVIVLIRTVSPDLKSYALGVLFLLLRLIGFIPPPLIFGMGIDSTCLSWSSVCGEKGACLLYDNVAYRHLYVSIAIALKSSAFLLYATTWRCLRRNYDDYIKSGEGFLTPTDLFSSDLTLDRLSREAGPEEDPAHASDGGSAHTKFVFTLEDRDGCRDTESVL